The following proteins come from a genomic window of Dongia rigui:
- a CDS encoding chemotaxis protein CheW codes for MDDLLSEFLTETNENLAVLDVELVKLEQNPNDIDLLSNIFRLVHTVKGTCGFLGLPRLESVAHAGENVLGKVRDGELEVTAQAVTLILACLDRIRSIMGDLEATGTEPEGDDSELIKSLNAFADGKAAAPAAAAAPAPAPAAPAAPAAAEAKSGASIYEQIGGMGTVDAVVEVMFNRIMGDLRLKTVFEGDSIDHVQGYMRDHLAQMCGGPATTAPHPISGRAMSDVQFDALCGHLQAALNTLEVPQQIAAMIMGMVYAMREEATGVAPAAVEAAPAPVEAKPVKAAPAKKETADADTKESAIANQSIRVNVELLENLMTMVSELVLTRNQVLQILRKHKDSEFAAPLQRLNHVTSELQEGVMKTRMQPIGNAWAKLPRIIRDLSHELKKKIDLVMIGQETELDRQVLEMIKDPLTHMVRNSADHAIEIPEERRRAGKPETGKITLNAYHEGGHIIIEVNDDGKGLALDKIKAKILQNNLATEGELENMSDQQIQQYIFKAGFSTAAKVTSVSGRGVGMDVVRTNIEKIGGTIELRSVEGKGTSFSIKIPLTLAIVSALVVECAAERFAIPQISVVELVRASPTGELKVERINDTPILRLRNKLLPLVSLREKLKLQAETDRSSDDTFIVVTQVGTYQFGIMVDRVFDTEEIVVKPVAPILRHIEVFSGNTILGDGSVIMILDPNGIAAASGQISMGDADAAEKQALRSRAHGDEAVPLLLFRAGEGAPKAVPLALVARLEEIERTAIERSNDRLVVQYRGQLMPLVPLEGYPDMSGKEGRQPVLVFSDREHSMGLMVDEIVDIVEAKLNVDLAAETPGRIGSAIIAGQATDIIDTGFFLSQAFADWFGSRREDSVGDKARRVLMVDDSAFFRNLLAPQLAAAGFSVTAVDSGDKAMELAEAGEEFDLIISDIEMPGMDGFAFCEAVKKSGRWQQTPIIALSSHASPKELAKGREVGFDDYVAKYDREGLVHILNEALSEVRGAA; via the coding sequence ATGGACGATCTGTTGAGCGAGTTTCTGACCGAAACCAACGAGAATCTCGCCGTACTCGATGTCGAGCTCGTGAAGCTCGAACAAAATCCCAACGATATCGACTTGCTGTCGAATATCTTCCGACTGGTGCATACGGTGAAAGGCACCTGCGGCTTCCTCGGCCTGCCGCGCCTCGAATCGGTGGCGCATGCGGGCGAGAACGTCCTCGGCAAGGTGCGCGATGGTGAGCTGGAAGTTACCGCCCAGGCGGTAACCCTCATTCTCGCCTGTCTGGACCGCATTCGCTCGATCATGGGTGATCTCGAAGCGACCGGCACCGAGCCGGAAGGCGATGACTCGGAACTGATCAAGAGCCTCAACGCCTTTGCCGACGGCAAGGCGGCAGCACCTGCCGCAGCAGCCGCGCCCGCCCCGGCGCCAGCAGCACCCGCAGCACCCGCCGCGGCGGAAGCCAAGTCCGGCGCGTCGATCTATGAGCAGATCGGCGGCATGGGCACGGTCGATGCCGTGGTCGAAGTGATGTTCAACCGCATCATGGGCGATCTCCGGCTGAAGACCGTGTTCGAAGGCGACAGCATCGATCACGTCCAAGGCTACATGCGCGACCACCTGGCACAGATGTGCGGTGGCCCAGCCACTACCGCGCCGCATCCAATCTCTGGCCGCGCCATGTCGGACGTGCAGTTTGATGCCCTCTGCGGCCATCTGCAGGCGGCGCTCAACACGCTGGAAGTGCCGCAACAGATCGCGGCGATGATCATGGGCATGGTCTATGCCATGCGCGAAGAAGCGACGGGCGTTGCCCCGGCCGCTGTCGAGGCGGCACCCGCCCCGGTCGAAGCCAAGCCCGTCAAGGCGGCTCCGGCCAAGAAGGAAACGGCCGATGCCGATACCAAGGAATCGGCGATCGCCAATCAAAGCATCCGCGTCAATGTCGAGTTGCTCGAGAATCTGATGACCATGGTCAGCGAACTTGTGCTGACCCGCAACCAGGTCCTGCAGATCTTGCGCAAGCACAAGGACAGCGAATTCGCGGCGCCATTGCAGCGCCTCAATCACGTAACGTCCGAGCTGCAGGAAGGCGTCATGAAGACGCGCATGCAGCCGATCGGCAATGCCTGGGCCAAGCTGCCGCGCATCATTCGCGACCTTAGCCACGAATTGAAGAAGAAGATCGACCTGGTCATGATCGGCCAGGAAACCGAACTCGACCGCCAGGTCCTTGAGATGATCAAGGATCCGCTCACCCACATGGTGCGCAATTCGGCCGACCACGCCATCGAGATTCCGGAAGAGCGCCGCCGCGCGGGCAAGCCGGAAACCGGCAAGATCACGCTCAACGCCTATCACGAAGGCGGCCACATCATCATCGAAGTGAATGATGACGGCAAAGGCCTCGCCCTCGACAAGATCAAGGCGAAGATTCTCCAGAACAACCTCGCTACCGAAGGCGAGCTGGAGAACATGTCGGATCAGCAGATCCAGCAGTATATCTTCAAGGCCGGCTTCTCGACTGCCGCTAAGGTGACCAGCGTCTCTGGTCGTGGCGTCGGCATGGATGTCGTGCGCACCAACATCGAAAAGATCGGCGGCACCATTGAGCTGCGCTCGGTCGAAGGCAAGGGCACCAGCTTCTCGATCAAGATTCCGCTGACCCTCGCGATCGTCTCGGCGCTGGTCGTCGAATGCGCCGCCGAGCGTTTCGCCATTCCGCAGATCAGCGTTGTCGAACTCGTCCGCGCATCGCCGACCGGCGAGCTGAAGGTCGAGCGCATCAACGACACGCCGATCCTGCGCCTTCGCAACAAGCTGTTGCCGCTGGTCTCGCTGCGCGAGAAATTGAAGCTGCAGGCGGAGACCGACCGCAGCAGCGACGATACTTTCATCGTCGTGACCCAGGTCGGCACCTATCAGTTCGGCATCATGGTCGACCGTGTGTTCGACACGGAAGAAATCGTTGTGAAGCCAGTGGCGCCGATCCTGCGCCATATCGAAGTGTTCTCCGGCAATACCATTCTGGGCGATGGCTCGGTCATCATGATCCTGGATCCGAACGGTATCGCTGCCGCATCGGGCCAGATCAGCATGGGCGATGCCGATGCCGCCGAGAAGCAGGCGCTGCGCAGCCGGGCGCATGGCGATGAAGCCGTGCCGCTGCTGTTGTTCCGTGCCGGCGAAGGTGCCCCAAAGGCCGTGCCATTGGCGCTGGTCGCGCGTCTCGAGGAAATCGAACGTACGGCGATCGAACGTTCGAACGATCGACTCGTCGTGCAGTATCGCGGCCAATTGATGCCGCTGGTGCCGCTCGAAGGCTATCCGGATATGAGTGGCAAGGAAGGCCGTCAGCCGGTCCTGGTCTTCTCTGACCGCGAGCATTCGATGGGGCTGATGGTCGATGAGATCGTCGACATCGTCGAAGCGAAGCTCAATGTCGATCTCGCCGCCGAGACTCCGGGCCGTATCGGTTCGGCGATCATCGCCGGCCAGGCCACCGACATCATCGATACCGGCTTCTTCCTGTCGCAGGCATTTGCCGATTGGTTCGGCTCGCGCCGCGAAGACTCGGTGGGCGACAAGGCGCGCCGCGTGCTGATGGTTGATGACAGTGCCTTCTTCCGCAATCTGCTGGCGCCGCAGCTGGCCGCGGCCGGTTTCTCGGTGACAGCGGTCGACAGCGGTGACAAGGCGATGGAACTGGCCGAAGCCGGTGAGGAATTCGATCTTATCATCTCGGACATCGAGATGCCGGGGATGGATGGCTTTGCCTTCTGCGAGGCCGTGAAGAAGAGCGGCCGCTGGCAGCAGACGCCGATCATCGCCCTGTCGTCCCATGCCAGCCCGAAAGAACTGGCCAAGGGCCGCGAAGTCGGGTTCGACGACTACGTCGCCAAGTATGATCGCGAAGGCCTGGTGCATATTCTCAACGAAGCTCTTTCTGAAGTGCGAGGTGCCGCATGA
- a CDS encoding histidine phosphotransferase family protein: MKIDLAVLELTCSRLCHDLISPIGAVNNGLELLEDEQDPELVAEARALAARSARRASILLQAYRCALGNAGNQASFGFGEAIKLARDYLEGGRVTLSGVPAMSPSDLPGGWSKLLLVGVILLSETLPRGGDLALSVTGEGEAARFTITAEGSQIVFADDVKMLLSGDSGAAPLDARNVLAYLTGLVATRLKLKIEASQHGVGRLDFRIL, translated from the coding sequence ATGAAAATTGACCTCGCCGTCCTCGAACTGACCTGCTCGCGCCTTTGCCACGACCTGATCAGCCCGATCGGCGCTGTCAATAACGGGTTGGAATTGCTGGAGGACGAGCAGGACCCGGAACTGGTGGCCGAGGCCCGGGCGCTGGCGGCAAGGTCTGCGCGGCGCGCTTCGATCCTGCTGCAGGCATATCGCTGTGCCCTGGGCAATGCCGGCAATCAGGCCAGTTTCGGCTTTGGCGAGGCCATAAAGCTCGCGCGCGACTACCTGGAGGGCGGGCGGGTGACGCTCTCGGGCGTGCCGGCCATGTCGCCCAGCGACTTGCCCGGCGGCTGGTCCAAACTGCTGCTGGTGGGGGTTATCCTGTTGTCCGAGACCCTGCCGCGGGGTGGCGACCTGGCCCTAAGCGTGACCGGCGAGGGGGAGGCCGCTCGCTTCACCATCACGGCCGAAGGTAGCCAGATCGTCTTTGCCGATGACGTGAAGATGCTGCTGTCCGGCGATTCGGGGGCGGCACCCCTCGATGCCCGCAATGTCCTGGCCTACCTCACCGGCCTGGTGGCGACCCGGCTGAAATTGAAGATCGAAGCCAGCCAGCACGGTGTCGGGCGTCTAGATTTCCGCATCCTCTAA
- a CDS encoding DUF3553 domain-containing protein, with translation MSESTDPATLAPGGFVRNPNCPEWGLGRVQSVVGSRVTVNFEEVGKVVLDLAAASLETVEPDR, from the coding sequence ATGAGCGAATCTACCGATCCGGCCACTCTCGCCCCTGGCGGCTTCGTGCGCAACCCGAACTGTCCGGAATGGGGCCTGGGGCGGGTCCAAAGCGTTGTGGGCAGCCGCGTCACGGTCAATTTCGAAGAGGTCGGCAAGGTCGTCCTCGACCTTGCCGCGGCGTCACTGGAAACAGTCGAGCCGGACCGGTAA
- the arfB gene encoding alternative ribosome rescue aminoacyl-tRNA hydrolase ArfB, producing MIEITSRIQLDPREIQESFIRASGPGGQNVNKVSSAVELRFDAKNSPSLPEGVRERLMKLAGRRLTLTGEIVITAQSHRSQEMNRADALEKLVDLIRQATIVPKVRRKTKPTRASKEKRMDSKSKRGNVKKLRQGKPDY from the coding sequence ATGATCGAGATCACCAGCCGTATCCAACTCGACCCGCGAGAGATCCAGGAGAGCTTCATTCGCGCCTCCGGGCCGGGTGGACAGAATGTCAACAAGGTATCTTCTGCGGTCGAGCTACGCTTCGACGCGAAGAACTCACCCAGCCTGCCGGAAGGGGTGCGCGAGCGTTTGATGAAGCTCGCCGGGCGGCGGCTGACGCTGACCGGCGAGATTGTCATTACCGCCCAAAGCCACCGCAGCCAGGAGATGAACCGCGCCGACGCCCTGGAAAAGCTGGTCGACCTGATCCGCCAGGCGACTATTGTGCCCAAGGTGCGCCGCAAGACCAAGCCGACCCGGGCCTCCAAGGAAAAGCGCATGGACAGCAAATCGAAGCGCGGCAATGTCAAGAAGCTTCGCCAGGGAAAACCTGATTACTGA
- the folD gene encoding bifunctional methylenetetrahydrofolate dehydrogenase/methenyltetrahydrofolate cyclohydrolase FolD, with the protein MSEQKIIDGKAFAEKLRGKIAAQVATLKSKNGFTPGLAVVLVGEDPASKVYVRNKGEQTKASGMNSFEHKLDASTSQETLLKLIDQLNRDPQVNGILVQLPLPKQIDAQAVINAIDPDKDVDGFHVVNAGRLATGGQGLVPCTPYGCLLLLKDRLGDLAGKHAVVIGRSNIVGKPMAQLLLNESCTVTIAHSKTKDLPAEVRRADIVIAAVGRPEMVKGDWLKDGAVVIDVGINRIEKDGKGKLVGDCDFQSCLPKASAITPVPGGVGPMTIAMLLHSTLVAACRQHGVALPE; encoded by the coding sequence ATGAGCGAGCAGAAGATCATCGACGGCAAGGCCTTCGCCGAAAAGCTCCGCGGCAAGATCGCGGCCCAAGTTGCGACCCTGAAATCGAAGAACGGCTTCACGCCGGGTCTTGCGGTTGTGCTGGTCGGTGAAGATCCGGCCTCCAAAGTCTATGTGCGCAACAAGGGCGAGCAGACCAAGGCCTCGGGCATGAACAGCTTCGAGCACAAGCTCGATGCCTCGACCTCGCAGGAGACGCTGCTGAAGCTGATCGACCAGCTGAACAGAGATCCGCAGGTCAACGGCATCCTGGTGCAGCTACCGTTGCCCAAGCAGATCGATGCCCAGGCCGTCATCAACGCCATCGATCCCGATAAGGATGTCGACGGCTTTCATGTCGTGAATGCAGGCCGCTTGGCGACCGGCGGGCAAGGCCTGGTGCCCTGCACGCCCTATGGCTGCCTGCTGCTGCTCAAGGACCGACTGGGCGATCTTGCCGGCAAGCATGCCGTGGTCATCGGCCGCTCCAACATCGTTGGCAAGCCGATGGCGCAGTTGCTGCTCAATGAAAGCTGCACCGTCACCATCGCTCATTCGAAGACCAAGGATCTGCCGGCCGAAGTGCGCCGCGCCGACATCGTCATTGCCGCCGTCGGGCGGCCCGAAATGGTGAAGGGCGACTGGCTGAAGGATGGGGCCGTCGTTATCGATGTCGGCATCAACCGCATCGAGAAGGATGGCAAAGGCAAGTTGGTGGGCGACTGTGACTTCCAGTCCTGCCTGCCCAAGGCCTCGGCGATCACGCCGGTGCCGGGTGGCGTCGGGCCGATGACGATCGCCATGCTGCTTCATTCGACCCTGGTCGCCGCCTGCCGCCAGCATGGGGTCGCTCTGCCGGAATAG
- a CDS encoding DUF167 domain-containing protein: MRRTCHEVTAEGIRLRLRVTPKSRREGPQGFVEMPEGGWALKLGINAAPEDGKANAAIVALLAKHLPVAKAAISVAAGAKDRRKLVDIRGRPPELVAALEAWLSPILEYEA; the protein is encoded by the coding sequence ATGCGCCGCACCTGTCACGAGGTGACGGCCGAGGGTATTCGCCTGCGCTTGCGGGTGACGCCTAAGTCGCGCCGCGAGGGGCCGCAGGGTTTCGTCGAGATGCCCGAGGGTGGCTGGGCCCTGAAGCTCGGCATCAATGCGGCTCCCGAGGATGGCAAGGCCAATGCCGCCATCGTGGCATTGCTCGCCAAGCATCTTCCTGTCGCAAAAGCGGCGATTTCGGTCGCCGCCGGGGCAAAAGACCGGCGCAAGCTGGTGGACATTCGGGGCCGGCCGCCGGAACTCGTGGCAGCGCTCGAGGCCTGGCTATCTCCCATTCTTGAATACGAGGCGTGA
- a CDS encoding YggT family protein, which produces MQSIGILIDTVIWIFTWVLIINIALGWLIHFNILNPRQQLVRMVGEVTYRVTEPALRPIRRYIPSVGGLDLSPIVLILLLQFLRNLMWEYVIYR; this is translated from the coding sequence ATGCAATCCATTGGAATTCTGATCGATACGGTCATTTGGATCTTTACCTGGGTCCTCATCATCAACATTGCCCTGGGCTGGCTCATCCATTTCAACATCCTCAATCCGCGCCAGCAGCTGGTCCGCATGGTGGGCGAGGTGACCTACCGGGTTACCGAACCCGCCTTGCGGCCGATCCGTCGATACATCCCCAGTGTCGGCGGGCTCGATTTGTCGCCGATCGTCCTCATCTTGTTGCTGCAATTCCTGCGCAACCTGATGTGGGAATACGTCATCTATCGCTGA